ACCGCTTCGCGGCCGTATGCATTCATCCCACGTGGGTGGATCAATGCGCGCACGCCCTCAGCGGCTCGCCGGTCAAGGTGGCCTCCGTGGTCGGCTTCCCGCTAGGCGTGACGACATCCGAGGTCAAAGCGTTCGAGTCGAAGGTGCTGCTCTCCCACGGCGCGGCGGAGCTAGATATGGTACTGAACATCGGCGCCCTCAAATCTGGTAACTTCTGCCTGGTTTGGAACGATATCCGCTCCGTGGCCGAGGTCACACACGAGCGCGATGGCCTGCTGAAAGTCATCCTGGAGACCGGATACCTGACCGACGAGGAGAAGGTGGCCGCGTGCATCATCGCCCATGTGGCAGGCGCCGATTTCGTGAAGACCGCCACCGGATTTGGGCCCGGCGGGGCCACAGAGGCCGACATCCGGCTGATGCGCCGGGTGGTGGGAGGCGCCCTCGGCGTGAAGGCGGCCGGAGGCGTCCGCACGTTGGAACAGGCGCGACAGATGGTGCTGGCCGGTGCCAACCGCATCGGCACCAGCTCCGGCGTCCGCATCGTCGAGGAGGCCCGCCAGCGAGCGGCCGCATCCTCCAGCGAATCCACAGGGTAACGACAAAGGAACATGAGACTATGGCAGCCCAAGAACTGCTGATCCTGGCTGGACACGCCTGGCAATGCCCCGACTGTCGGCTCCGGCTGCTCGAAGCGCCCGAGAAAGTGCTGAGCGGCCGCCGGCTGAGCGCGGAGGAGAGGGAGCGGCTGACGAAACTGGAGGCGGAGCACTTCACCAGCATATCCGCCCTGGCCCAGGCACTGGACGTGGAGGTCAACGACCTGTACGAGATCATGAACCACGCACGCACGCGGCTACGCCACTTCTGACACGACCTGATGACACGCCGCTTCGCCCTTGAGCATATCGCCCCGGGCTGCATGGCCTGGGGCATTTTGAGTCCGAGATCCCGGCTCGTGCCCCCAACGGGCCCGGAGGCATGTGGATGCGTCAACTGAGAGATCGGCTGTGGTGGGTGGATGAGGTCGCCCCCGGCGCGGGGGTATACGTCTGGCAGGATGCGGAAGGCCTGATCCTGTTCGACACCGGCATGCCGTGGCACGCACGCTCCATCCTATCCGCCCTC
The sequence above is a segment of the Chloroflexota bacterium genome. Coding sequences within it:
- the deoC gene encoding deoxyribose-phosphate aldolase — translated: MTAEEVAQMIDHTLLKPDATAQQIAALCEEGERYRFAAVCIHPTWVDQCAHALSGSPVKVASVVGFPLGVTTSEVKAFESKVLLSHGAAELDMVLNIGALKSGNFCLVWNDIRSVAEVTHERDGLLKVILETGYLTDEEKVAACIIAHVAGADFVKTATGFGPGGATEADIRLMRRVVGGALGVKAAGGVRTLEQARQMVLAGANRIGTSSGVRIVEEARQRAAASSSESTG